One genomic segment of Stigmatopora argus isolate UIUO_Sarg chromosome 3, RoL_Sarg_1.0, whole genome shotgun sequence includes these proteins:
- the slc13a1 gene encoding solute carrier family 13 member 1, translating into MWGKLRSTIWNYRRVVFILLLPPLLLPLPLVIANKESCCAFVLLLMAIFWTTEVIPLPITAMFPGILFPALGIMTSSQVAMAFFKDFHFLLVGVSCLATSVQKWGLHRRLALILVAVVGVNPARLTLGFMSGCGFLSMWVNNTSAVTMVMPIAEAVLCQIQRVEDWSNEGPDQGHENHGLQLSEVNVNTENETVGDTHNLPEGTLSSSSSSAAAASSSGSEEADVTQVACMTAPVKELMVGKAMCIGVAYASNIGGISTLPGTSVNLIFYEYLHQIYPDCNSINFGKWLALCLPISVLSLFLTWAWLCWLFIDTDFRLLGQCDGDHSQREKATRKIIQEEYRALGPMSGQEQFTLVVFCLMILLWFTRAPGFIPGWASLIPHHSDYITDATVALVLGILFFLVPAYGPSRKYESMISWAEFQAFMPWKVSLLVGGGFALAEGTKESGLSRWVSELLSPLGSLPPLATVTVACIIVTMVTELASNATTITIFLPILSPLAEGIRVNPLSVLIPATLCTSFSFLLPASNPPNAVVFAYGYFSIADMVKAGLGANVIGLPMVLLAVSTWGVPLFSLDRLPDWVPCFNATTP; encoded by the exons ATGTGGGGGAAATTACGCAGCACGATCTGGAATTATCGGCGTGTGgtcttcatcttgctgttgcCGCCACTGCTACTGCCTCTTCCTCTCGTTATCGCCAACAAG GAGTCATGCTGTGCCTTTGTTCTTCTTCTGATGGCCATCTTCTGGACCACTGAGGTCATCCCGCTACCCATCACCGCCATGTTCCCCGGCATCCTTTTCCCCGCCTTGGGCATCATGACGTCATCACAG GTGGCGATGGCATTCTTCAAGGACTTCCACTTCCTGTTGGTGGGTGTCAGCTGTCTGGCCACCTCCGTCCAAAAGTGGGGTCTCCATCGGAGGCTAGCCCTCATACTAGTAGCTGTAGTGGGCGTCAATCCGGCTCGGTTGACTCTAGGCTTCATGTCAGGATGTGGATTCCTGTCAATGTGGGTGAACAACACCTCTGCCGTTACCATGGTTATGCCCATCGCGGAGGCTGTCCTCTGTCAGATCCAAAGAGTCGAAGACTGGTCCAATGAGGGACCTGACCAGGGACACGAAAACCATGGCCTGCAACTGAGCg AGGTGAATGTTAACACAGAGAATGAAACTGTGGG GGATACGCATAATCTTCCAGAAGGAacattgtcatcatcatcatcatcagcagcagcagcatcatcATCAGGATCAGAAGAGGCAGATGTCACTCAg GTGGCGTGTATGACAGCGCCCGTTAAGGAACTGATGGTGGGCAAGGCCATGTGTATCGGCGTGGCCTACGCATCCAATATCGGCGGCATTTCCACTTTGCCAGGAACTTCCGTCAACCTCATCTTCTACGAGTATCTTCATCA GATTTACCCAGATTGCAACAGCATCAACTTCGGCAAATGGCTCGCATTGTGTCTTCCTATTAGCGTGCTATCATTGTTTCTTACTTGGGCATGGCTCTGCTGGCTCTTCATTGACACAGA CTTCCGGTTGTTAGGACAATGTGATGGAGACCATTCCCAGAGGGAGAAAGCGACTAGGAAAATTATCCAAGAAGAGTACAGAGCACTTGGACCCATGAG TGGTCAAGAACAGTTCACCCTGGTGGTCTTCTGCCTTATGATCCTATTGTGGTTCACCCGAGCTCCGGGCTTCATTCCAGGATGGGCCTCCCTCATCCCTCA TCACTCTGACTACATAACCGATGCCACCGTGGCTCTCGTCCTGGGAATTCTCTTTTTCTTGGTGCCCGCTTACGGACCCTCACGAAAATATG AGAGCATGATCTCATGGGCGGAGTTCCAGGCATTTATGCCGTGGAAAGTGTCCCTCCTTGTGGGTGGAGGATTTGCTTTGGCCGAAGGTACTAAG GAGTCTGGTTTGTCCCGGTGGGTGTCTGAACTTCTGTCCCCTCTGGGCAGTCTCCCTCCGCTGGCCACAGTGACTGTGGCATGCATCATCGTCACCATGGTAACCGAGCTGGCCAGCAACGCCACTACTATCACCATATTCCTGCCCATCCTTTCGCCACTG GCCGAAGGCATCCGTGTCAACCCACTGTCCGTGCTTATCCCAGCCACTTTATGTACATCATTCTCCTTCCTGCTGCCAGCATCCAATCCTCCAAATGCTGTGGTTTTCGCTTACGGATACTTCAGCATTGCAGACATG GTGAAGGCAGGTCTAGGGGCCAACGTGATAGGCCTTCCCATGGT
- the asb15a gene encoding ankyrin repeat and SOCS box protein 15, with translation MNSYVDNVADDGDDDVDNDDLNSYNIQHDIYNTCREIFIKSPGSLALTTEVNLRLFVVIEQGDASTLKTLLKYPRAFREADGRGWLPLHRAACRPNLEVLETILTLAGELCLETRAVEGGETALTMAVKSGLTDNVRILLEHGAQPNVVNAKNEAPLLLAAHASLYEMTAALVRHNAWVDQVCAKKRTAMHEAAQAGNVEVLMLLLRNGGRVNNRDINGVTPLAAAAEQGHVAIVEILLNCGSRVNSQACNGESVLLDAAGSGNTLCIQLLLDNGADPNLPSANGHLPIHKAAYSGHYEAVKLLLKATSKRAMKEVGQSPVHSAAEGGQSRCLSLLLSHGFDVNYRMSALHSQNYADMRQSALYFAVSNGDADCVRQLLDAGAKPDLDPLSCLLVAVRSGHHRIVRMLIEAKADVNRYFGAVSDTRFPTALQYCLKDATMMRMLLNAGYKVEKCFLCRHDDEGCRDPDDEKIPFCDFMSLCCLVHLAGRVVQILLDYVDQVRICSKLSRILQKQPEWTHICNVLSSPRSLSHLCRLLIRRCLTLKRLNNAEIMNSLLFPPLLRNFILYRENDLLQEEQS, from the exons ATGAATTCATATGTCGACAATGTGGCTGATGATGGGGATGATGATGTGGACAATGATGATCTCAACTCCTATAACATCCAGCATGACATCTACAACACATGTCGTGAGATCTTCATCAAGTCGCCTGGCAG CTTAGCATTAACTACTGAGGTGAACCTTCGACTATTTGTCGTCATCGAGCAAG GTGACGCTTCCACACTGAAGACACTGCTGAAGTATCCGAGGGCCTTCCGGGAGGCAGACGGACGCGGCTGGCTTCCACTCCACCGAGCTGCCTGTCGGCCCAACCTCGAGGTCCTGGAAACCATCCTGACAC TGGCAGGTGAGCTGTGCCTGGAAACCAGAGCGGTGGAGGGCGGCGAGACAGCGCTAACCATGGCTGTGAAAAGCGGCCTCACTGACAACGTCAGGATTCTGCTGGAACATGGGGCCCAGCCTAACGTAGTCAACGCCAAGAACGAGGCACCATTGTTGCTAG CGGCACATGCATCATTGTACGAGATGACAGCTGCACTGGTGCGTCACAATGCTTGGGTAGATCAAGTGTGCGCAAAGAAGCGAACGGCAATGCACGAGGCGGCACAGGCTGGAAATGTCGAAGTCCTGATGCTGCTCCTCAGGAACGGCGGACGCGTCAACAACAGAGATATCAATGGAGTCACGCCTCTCGCTGCGGCCGCCGAGCAAGGACACGTGGCCATCGTGGAGATCCTTCTTAACTGCG GCAGCAGGGTGAACTCTCAGGCGTGTAATGGTGAAAGCGTTCTGTTGGATGCGGCTGGCTCAGGGAACACCCTCTGTATTCAGCTGTTGTTAGACAACGGCGCCGATCCAAACCTGCCTAGCGCCAATGGACATCTACCCATACACAAGGCTGCCTACTCAGGACACTACGA GGCGGTGAAGCTCCTTCTGAAGGCGACGAGCAAGCGGGCCATGAAGGAGGTGGGCCAGAGTCCGGTGCACTCGGCAGCTGAGGGCGGCCAGAGCCGCTGCTTGTCGCTGTTGCTTTCGCACGGCTTCGACGTCAACTACCGCATGAGCGCCCTCCATTCGCAGAACTACGCCGATATGCGCCAGAGTGCCCTTTACTTTGCCGTGTCCAATGGTGACGCCGATTGCGTGCGGCAGCTACTGGATGCCGGCGCAAAGCCTGACCTCGACCCGCTCAGTTGTCTGCTGGTGGCGGTACGCTCAGGTCATCACCGCATTGTGCGCATGCTGATTGAGGCCAAGGCCGACGTCAACCGATACTTTGGTGCCGTGAGCGACACGCGCTTCCCTACCGCGCTGCAATACTGCCTTAAGGATGCTACCATGATGAGAATGCTACTCAACGCCGGCTACAAGGTCGAGAAGTGCTTTCTTTGTCGCCATGACGACGAAGGCTGCCGTGACCCGGATGACGAAAAGATACCA TTCTGTGACTTTATGAGTCTGTGCTGTCTCGTGCACTTGGCCGGCCGCGTCGTGCAGATTCTGCTCGATTACGTGGACCAAGTTCGCATTTGCTCTAAACTCTCAAGAATCCTCCAGAAGCAACCCGAGTGGACTCACATTTGCAACGTTCTCA GTAGCCCTCGCTCACTGTCTCATTTGTGCCGGCTCTTGATCCGAAGATGTTTGACCCTCAAGCGATTGAACAACGCCGAGATTATGAACTCTCTACTTTTCCCTCCCCTCCTGCGGAACTTCATCCTATACCGTGAGAATGACCTCCTCCAAGAAGAACAATCATGA
- the lmod2a gene encoding leiomodin-2a isoform X2 codes for MSREMPITWCSVTYGNRPNKSGAQQEEAKTPKNLHKVSQNQFQNLPWKSVEKTEECQTQSKSKCSEKGPLNTMEVSKLDTMVSDKDSKNPIVIKETLEKVLRDDPSTSEVNLNNVQDISQETLLSFVEALTSNTHIKVFSIANTHADDQIALALSKSLCQNRSIRNLNIESNFVTGKGVLALLEALTHNTTLVELRFHNQRHICGGKVEMEMVRLLRENTTLLKLGYQFDLPGPRMAATGILTRNQDQERQRRLQLKKDQSLAAVSTQIFTGKPISNINLHKNPTTVGPQRDVQHRNLGEVSSSPSFFLQHKKEQGLTETSTQTSPKKPTSKINLHRNPTTAAPSVGEMPTRRISEMVRHHEGYSAATNQRKLKYKNLKNDTNEKESVDILKELKNSLKPSSQRRQDESANPQPPPLQRSGRDDLMAAIRMSGIRSLNKVSQR; via the exons ATGTCTCGAGAGATGCCAATCACCTGGTGTAGTGTCACCTAT GGTAATCGCCCGAATAAGAGTGGAGCCCAACAAGAGGAAGCCAAGACGCCAAAGAATTTGCACAAGGTATCTCAAAATCAATTCCAGAATCTTCCTTGGAAAAGTGTTGAGAAGACAGAAGAATGTCAAACACAGTCGAAGAGTAAATGTTCGGAGAAGGGTCCTTTAAACACAATGGAGGTGTCAAAATTAGACACGATGGTCTCTGACAAAGACAGCAAAAACCCCATCGTGATCAAGGAAACCTTGGAGAAAGTTCTGCGTGACGATCCCAGCACCAGTGAAGTGAACCTCAACAACGTGCAGGACATCTCCCAGGAAACATTGCTCAGCTTTGTCGAGGCACTGACCTCTAACACCCACATTAAAGTCTTCAGCATCGCCAACACACATGCCGATGACCAAATAGCTCTGGCTCTCTCCAAGAGTCTTTGCCAGAACCGCTCTATTCGAAACCTGAACATCGAGTCCAACTTTGTTACAGGGAAAGGAGTCCTGGCTTTGCTGGAGGCTCTGACCCACAACACCACCCTAGTAGAACTCCGCTTCCACAATCAGAGGCACATTTGTGGTGGAAAAGTGGAGATGGAAATGGTCCGGCTCCTACGAGAGAACACCACCCTGCTCAAGCTTGGGTACCAATTCGATCTCCCAGGTCCTAGAATGGCAGCAACCGGGATCCTGACTCGGAACCAGGACCAGGAGCGACAAAGGCGCCTTCAACTTAAAAAAGATCAAAGTCTGGCTGCGGTGTCTACTCAAATTTTTACAGGGAAGCCAATCTCAAATATCAACCTTCACAAAAACCCTACCACAGTTGGCCCTCAAAGGGATGTGCAGCATCGGAATCTTGGAGAAG TGTCATCTTCTCCTAGTTTTTTCCTTCAACACAAGAAGGAGCAGGGTCTTACTGAAACATCTACTCAAACATCACCCAAGAAGCCGACTTCCAAGATAAACCTTCACAGAAACCCTACTACGGCCGCCCCTTCTGTTGGGGAAATGCCCACTAGGAGAATCAGTGAGATGGTCAGACACCACGAAGGCTACAGTGCTGCGACCAATCAAAGGAAGCTGAAGTACAAGAATCTGAAAAACGACACCAACGAGAAAGAGAGTGTGGACATTCTAAAAGAGTTGAAGAACTCCTTGAAACCGTCCTCACAGAGGAGGCAAGACGAGTCAGCAAATCCCCAACCGCCGCCCCTGCAGAGATCCGGTCGTGATGACCTGATGGCGGCAATTCGGATGAGCGGCATCAGGTCCTTGAACAAG GTGTCACAGAGATAG
- the lmod2a gene encoding leiomodin-2a isoform X1: MEELAKKSITTVTGKVITLLKMNGSPRKPKTYEDADENELLASLSCEELQQLEKELEDLHTDGCVPIGLRQKDQTAKEPTGNFDRDALFRYWEDENTKNLGQGNRPNKSGAQQEEAKTPKNLHKVSQNQFQNLPWKSVEKTEECQTQSKSKCSEKGPLNTMEVSKLDTMVSDKDSKNPIVIKETLEKVLRDDPSTSEVNLNNVQDISQETLLSFVEALTSNTHIKVFSIANTHADDQIALALSKSLCQNRSIRNLNIESNFVTGKGVLALLEALTHNTTLVELRFHNQRHICGGKVEMEMVRLLRENTTLLKLGYQFDLPGPRMAATGILTRNQDQERQRRLQLKKDQSLAAVSTQIFTGKPISNINLHKNPTTVGPQRDVQHRNLGEVSSSPSFFLQHKKEQGLTETSTQTSPKKPTSKINLHRNPTTAAPSVGEMPTRRISEMVRHHEGYSAATNQRKLKYKNLKNDTNEKESVDILKELKNSLKPSSQRRQDESANPQPPPLQRSGRDDLMAAIRMSGIRSLNKVSQR; encoded by the exons ATGGAGGAGcttgcaaaaaaatcaatcaccACAGTGACAGGGAAAGTTATTACATTGTTAAAAATGAACGGCTCACCGAGAAAACCTAAGACATATGAGGACGCGGACGAAAACGAGCTATTGGCCTCACTGTCCTGTGAAGAACTCCAACAACTGGAAAAGGAACTGGAGGACCTACACACAGACGGCTGCGTACCCATTGGTCTGAGGCAAAAGGACCAGACAGCCAAGGAGCCAACAGGGAACTTTGACAGGGACGCATTGTTCAGGTACTGGGAGGATGAGAACACTAAAAATCTCGGACAG GGTAATCGCCCGAATAAGAGTGGAGCCCAACAAGAGGAAGCCAAGACGCCAAAGAATTTGCACAAGGTATCTCAAAATCAATTCCAGAATCTTCCTTGGAAAAGTGTTGAGAAGACAGAAGAATGTCAAACACAGTCGAAGAGTAAATGTTCGGAGAAGGGTCCTTTAAACACAATGGAGGTGTCAAAATTAGACACGATGGTCTCTGACAAAGACAGCAAAAACCCCATCGTGATCAAGGAAACCTTGGAGAAAGTTCTGCGTGACGATCCCAGCACCAGTGAAGTGAACCTCAACAACGTGCAGGACATCTCCCAGGAAACATTGCTCAGCTTTGTCGAGGCACTGACCTCTAACACCCACATTAAAGTCTTCAGCATCGCCAACACACATGCCGATGACCAAATAGCTCTGGCTCTCTCCAAGAGTCTTTGCCAGAACCGCTCTATTCGAAACCTGAACATCGAGTCCAACTTTGTTACAGGGAAAGGAGTCCTGGCTTTGCTGGAGGCTCTGACCCACAACACCACCCTAGTAGAACTCCGCTTCCACAATCAGAGGCACATTTGTGGTGGAAAAGTGGAGATGGAAATGGTCCGGCTCCTACGAGAGAACACCACCCTGCTCAAGCTTGGGTACCAATTCGATCTCCCAGGTCCTAGAATGGCAGCAACCGGGATCCTGACTCGGAACCAGGACCAGGAGCGACAAAGGCGCCTTCAACTTAAAAAAGATCAAAGTCTGGCTGCGGTGTCTACTCAAATTTTTACAGGGAAGCCAATCTCAAATATCAACCTTCACAAAAACCCTACCACAGTTGGCCCTCAAAGGGATGTGCAGCATCGGAATCTTGGAGAAG TGTCATCTTCTCCTAGTTTTTTCCTTCAACACAAGAAGGAGCAGGGTCTTACTGAAACATCTACTCAAACATCACCCAAGAAGCCGACTTCCAAGATAAACCTTCACAGAAACCCTACTACGGCCGCCCCTTCTGTTGGGGAAATGCCCACTAGGAGAATCAGTGAGATGGTCAGACACCACGAAGGCTACAGTGCTGCGACCAATCAAAGGAAGCTGAAGTACAAGAATCTGAAAAACGACACCAACGAGAAAGAGAGTGTGGACATTCTAAAAGAGTTGAAGAACTCCTTGAAACCGTCCTCACAGAGGAGGCAAGACGAGTCAGCAAATCCCCAACCGCCGCCCCTGCAGAGATCCGGTCGTGATGACCTGATGGCGGCAATTCGGATGAGCGGCATCAGGTCCTTGAACAAG GTGTCACAGAGATAG